TGAGTGGGacgcggccccgcgggcccgGGGCGGTTTCTGCCGTCACCTCCCGCGCACCCCCGGGCTGCTGCCGGCTGCACGGATGGGGATGCTGCAGTGGGTGTCCCCCCTGTCAGCGCAGGTGTCCTTCCTTTGGAGCCACCAAACGCGCGATGCTCCCGTCACCTTCGGGTCTGACATTTGTTTGGGGTCTCTGCATCACAGTGCAGCAAACCTGTCCCCGTGTCACCACAGAGTTCCCGCAGCCACCACGCTTTGTCCCCATCCCGAGGGACTCGGAtgctcctcatccctccctgGCTGTGCGGGTTGCAGAGGGACTGCAGCGGGGAGGGAGAtgcagcagctgggatgggggTGCTCTCAGAATCCCCCAGGGACGCTGgccctgctcagctcctcagTAAACACTGGTGAGCTGGTTTGCTCACCACAAGAATGTGTCCTGCCGGGGGTGGCCGGCACCCCGAAACCCCGGTGATTTGCCCCTTCCTCCGTCGTGAGTCAGGCGGCGGCAGCTGCCCCAGGCCGGCAGGACACCGGACACAGCCTGTATTTTGGGCAATTTGGGATGACAAAGTGGGGACGCCACATGTGGGGCTCTGATTGCAGGGTCGGGGGCTGTGATGTTTCACTGCTGTCCCACCCCAGCTCTACCCCAGTAGCTCCTATCCCATATACCTGCCTCGAGTATCCCGCTCTTCTCCTGTCCCACAGCCCTTCCTGGAACATCCTCCTTGTCCCATATCCCTATCCAGAGGTATCCCTCTCTCCTACCTCCCACTCCTGTGGGGGTTATCTCCCCTGCCTCATGCCCTGCTATTGAGTATTCCCACTGCTCGACAGACCTGGGATATAGCCCTGCCCCTattcctgccccacagccctgtcTGGGGTGCCAACCTCCTTTCCCAGAGCCCTGTCTGGGGTATGACCCTGCCCCAAAGCCCTGGCTGGGGCATCCCCACACCCTACAGCCATGCCTGGGGTCCCCTCCTGgtccagagccctgccagggctgcccacatCCCTGCAGCCTCATGTGCACCGGGGGAGGTGTGTGTGCCTGTACCACCACCTGCTCACCTCTGCCTGTGccagtctgtgtgtgtgtgagcctGAGCctgcctgtgagtctgtgtgtgtgtgtgtgtgtgaaactGTGTCCGtgagtctgtgtgtgtgtgtgtgtgtgtgaaactGTGTCCGtgagtctgtgtgtgtgtgtgtgtgtgtgaaactGTGTCCGtgagtctgtgtgtgtgtgtgtgtgtctgaaaCTGTGTCCGtgagtctgtgtgtgtgtgtgtgtgtgtgtgtctgaaaCTGTGTCCGtgagtctgtgtgtgtgtgagcctGAGCctgcctgtgagtctgtgtgtgtgtgtgtgtgtctgaaaCTGTGTCCGTGAATCTGTTGGTGAGTCTCTGTGTGTATCTGTCAGTCAAtatgtctgtgtgtctgtctccatgtgtctgtgtgtccaaGTCTGTCGCTGTGTGTCCGTATGTCTACGTGTCTGTGtgttctgtgtgtgctgcatgCCAGgcgctgctgccagcagagggtgtgggggggggggttgtgtGTGCACctgtctgtgtgtttgtggtgtttgtgtgtgtgtgcctgcacttgtccgtgtgtctgtgtgtgtgtgtgtgtgcctgcacttgtctgtgtgtgtgtgtgtgtgtgtgtgcctgcacttgtctgtgtgtctgtgtgtgtgtgtgtgtgcctgcacttgtctgtgtgtgtgtgtgtgtgtgtgtgcctgcacttgtctgtgtgtctgtgtgtgtgtgcctgcacttgtctgtgtgtgtgtgtgtgtatgtgtgtgtgtgtgtctgtgtgtgtgtgtgtacctctgtgtgtgtctgtgtgtctgtgtgtgtacctctgtgtgtgtgtgtgtgtgtgcctgcacTTGTctgtatgtctgtgtgtgtgtgtgtgtgtgtgtgtatgtgtgtgtgtgtgtgtgtctgtgtgtgtgtatgtgtgtgtgtctgtgtgtgtctgtgtgtgtctgtgtgtgtgtgtgtgtgtgtgtgtgtgtgtgtgtgtgtgtgtgcctgccTGCACACGTGGGGCCCTGTGACAGCACCGGACCGTGGACACCCACGCCGAGGTGCCCCCAAGGACTAGGAcctccagcacccccagcaACAAGGGCACAGAACCCTGGGGGCTGCTTGcatgggctggggcagctcttgCTACCCCCAGCTGgctgtggggatttttgtgcCCTCAGGGGGGTGATCACAGTGGGGTGGCAGAAGCTCACCCAGCCAAGTACAGGGTATTTTGGGGATGTCATGGGTTGGCAGAAGCTGGATATGGGGGTATTGGGGTGTCACAGTGGGTGAAGGTCAGACATCgggtgctgcaggaggctggAAGTCAAGCTGGGTGGATATGGGGTGCCATGGGATGACAAGGGGTGACAACAGCTGACCCAGATATATATGGGGTTATCAGTGTGCTGTGGGGTGACCCCGCTGGCTATGGGGGTTCAGAGTGCTGCAGGGCAATCCAAGGCAATCCAAGCCCTCTGGCTATGGGGTGTTGGGATACTGTGGGGGCAAACAGCTCCACCCCCTCAGCTGTGGGATCTCAGGGTACTGTGGGGTACCGCCAGCCAGTGGCAGGgctctccccccacccccccatcccAGCTGCACGGCGCCAGCTGCCAGCATCCCACTGCGCTCTTGAGTAGTTAATAAGTTGTAGAGGAGATTTTTGGAGCAGACAGGGAACAGGTAGGAGCAAGCCTGTGTCCAGCAACCACATTCCTGGGGGAGGGGGACTGGAAGCACTGGCACTACCCTCGGCATGCAAAGCTGGGGGGTGAAACATGCACCCCACAGCCATGGGGCTGTTGCTGCCAAGTCTGAAGGGATTGCTCATGCCTTGAGATACTTTTCCCTTTGCTGGGTGTCAGCTCAGGTTGTCAGGGTGATGCTGCCGGGGTGGTTACGTGCATTATCTGCTTCCTTCAAGGTCACAAGGCTTGTGCAGGATGAGTAAAGGTATTTATCAGTCAGTCAGAGGATCTCTGACAgtgctccctgcccagcagggTGGGAACAACAGGGGCCAGGAGGGGTTCCTGCTGGGCCCGGTGCACCCACAGGTCCCCTGGAACAGTGACACAAACCTCATGGCGTGGCGGAGGGGTTGCACTTTGCACGGTGATGCAAAGGTGCCCGACGCTCACCGAAACCCAGTTAAACGTGAGCAATGACAACACTACAGAAATCAACATTTCCTCCATGAGGGAAAGGTGAACCCTTGGGATTTCCAGGCCCACAGAAAGGGCTTGGTGGGAACGAGCATGGTGGTAGTGCTTCCCGATACCCATCGGCCGAAACCAGGGGATGGCTGTGGCAGGTGGCgtttctcctcctcccaccctTCTCTGGTTACCCGGCGCCATCTCTGCAAACAAAGGGGAGGGTGTGGGACACAGGTGACGGTGACggaggagcacagaggagcgtccagcagccagcactgaaACCCCACCCCGGGGCCAGCCCATATAAATAGCACTGCGCACAGGTGTAAGCCGATCCCCCGGCTGCGAGCGGCGGCGGGTGGCGGCGACGGTCTCGGTCCGTGGGTTCTTCTCTGCCATCGCCCGGAGCGCGTCACTGAACCGTCCACCATGTCGATGGGGCTGGAGATCGGCGGCGTGGCCTTGTCTGTGCTGGGCTGGTTGTGCAGCATCATCTGCTGCGCGTTGCCCATGTGGAAGGTGTCGGCCTTCATCGGCAACAACATCGTGACAGCCCAGATCctctgggaagggctgtggatGAGCTGCGTGGTGCAGAGCACGGGGCAGATGCAGTGCAAGGTCTACGACTCCATGCTGGCGCTCCCGCAGGACCTGCAAGCCGCCCGCGCCCTGCTGGTGGTGGCCATCATCTTGGCCGTCCTGGGCTTAATGGTGGCCATCGTGGGCGCCCAGTGCACCCGCTGCGTGGAGGACGAGAGCACCAAAGCCAAGATCACCATCGTCTCCGGCgtcatcttcctcctctccGGTGTCATGACCCTCATCCCTGTCTGCTGGTCGGCCAACACCATCATCCGGGATTTCTACAACCCGCTGGTGATCGAAGCGCAGAAGCGGGAGCTGGGCACCTCGCTCTACGTAGGCTGGGCGGCCTCCGCACTCCTGCTGCTTGGGGGgggcctgctctgctgctcctgccccccCAAAGACGACAGGTACCCCACGGGCAAGGTGGCCTACTCCGCCCCACGCTCTGCTGTCACTAGCTACGACAAGAGGAACTATGTCTGAGCACCCCCAGGGTCCCCCGGCACCCCTCGATatcccccaccccaccctccAACCCTGGGACCCTCACTGCCCTCCGTGGGGCCCGggggcggcagcgccggggcaCGGGGGGGGGCGCGAAGGAGGGGACGGGGACGGCCGCGGGGTCAGGGCCGGGCTGTGTAAATAGAGACGGTTTCGGTTAAACACGAGGCAGTTTCGGGTCGGCGGGAGAAGCGGCACCCGGCGAGGTCCTGCCATGCCGATGGGACGGGATGGGGACGGTGCCCCCCTGCTGTGTCCCTCCATCGCTGCTGGCCCGGCACCGTCTGTCCCTGTTACGCGTGGTCTGTACCGGTTACATTTGTCAATAAACGTGTCCTGTTTTGGTACCCCAGTGTTCTTGAGATATgaggtgggcacagggaaggggaaCACGACGGTCCAGCCCCGCAAGGCACCCCACACGCCCGAGTGGCACCGGGCGGAGGACAGAGGGCTCAGCCCCGCTCGGGATGGGGACCCGCTGTCCCCCTGCATTCCGGGGGCAGCTCTCCGGGAACGGCCGGGGCAGGAAGCAGCGGAGGAGCCGCTGGATGCCGCAGGGACACTCCCTACCCGCAGTCCAAAGTCTGGggccgccgggggggccgccaGGCGCTTCCCTCGCCCGGGAGCCGCGCTGGGGCGAGGCCGCCCTGCCAGGCCGCTCCCTCCGCCCGCCGCCACGCTCCAGCGGGCAGGGACAAAGGGGCGAGAGCCGCCGCAGGAGAGCGGGGCCGGTCCTGGGGAAAGCGAGGCCGGGGGCGGCGAGCGCGGGGCTGAGCCGGCCGGTCCCGCTGTGCCTGCGGGCGACAGCGGGCGGAAGAGCCCTGCGGAACCCCCGCAAGGAGCCGGTCCGCCCGGCTGGCTCGCCCCGGGCCCGGCCTCCTGCCCCCGGTGcccgcggcggcagcggcggcagcggccgggcCGTGACCCGCTCCGCGCGCCGCCTCCGTCCTGCCGCGGGGGGGCGCCCGtcgccggcggggcggggcgacCGCACACGTCGCGTCACGGcccgcgcgccgccgccgccgccgccgccatgatGCTCCGCCGGCTGccccgcgcccccgccccgccgcccctcccgcagcccgccgccgccgccgccgccgcccgctccgTGGCCACGTAAGGGCCCGGCCGCGCGCGGGgtggggcgggggcggcgggagcTGTCCCGGGGGGGGAATCCCGCGAGCAGCGGCGTGGCCGGCACAAGGGCGCGGACCACGCCCTCTTCCAGCCACGCCCCTTGCACCGAGGTTCCCCTCAGGGGTTTGACCGcgcccctgccccgctgcccttGGCCCAGCCCCGGCCAAGCTCTCGCGGAATGCCgggctgggccaggctgggccgggctgggaggGAGCCCAGAGGTGcttggtgccacctccctgctgaGGCAGGGCCATGGCcgagcccagggcacagcattgtgtgcagaggctctgcaggatcCCCGCTGAGGGAgactccagcccctccctgggcagcctgttcagggctggcactgcccagggcagaagttgtgcctcctgggcaggggcagctcctgggctcaggCCCTGCCCGTGGCTCTGGTGCCGCTGCTGGGCCccggagcagagcctgggccctgctctgccctccctgcacacagggacagcccggcctgagggcccctctcagctggggctcctctccagcctgagcagccccggctccctcagcctttcctgggcacagagatgctccaggccctcctcatcctcacagccgGAGCTGGCCccgctccaggagctccatgtctccCTTTTCCTGAGGAGCCCAGGACTGCACACAGTACTCCAAatgtgcctcaccagggctgggcagaggggcaaGGCTCACTTCCCCCCTGCACGTCTGGCTATACCCCATTCCTGTCTCCCTGCAGTGCAGTGCCCCTGGCCCATGTGGAGGTAGAGGGTCATAAGGATCGGCCACCCCTCATCCTGCTCCATGGCCTCTTTGGCAACCACAGCAACTTCCAGACAGTGGCCAAGACACTGGTACGCCGTGGTAGTGGCAAGGTGAGACCCAGGGGTGGGGGgaggcacagcacagggaggggTCCAGGATCATGTTGGGCAGTGCCTGCGGTGACacgctgcccctgcccaggcaggtgCTGACAGTGGATGCCCGGAACCACGGcagcagcccccacagccccgtGATGACGTATGAAGCGATGAGCCTGGATGTGCAGCACCTCCTGAGCCGCCTGGGCATCACCAAGTGCATCCTCGTGGGACACAGCATGGGGGGCAAGACAGCCATGACACTGGCCTTGCAGCAGGTCAGCAGGCACGGGGGTGGGAGTGGGGTCACAAGCTCAGGAAGTTCCAGGGGGGCTGTAGGAAGGGGATGGTACCTTCTGAGACTGTACCCCATGGCCAGCCTTGCCCCCAGCTCCACAGGGACTTGTCTGTATCAGGGTGGGTGGTGTAAGCCAGGCTACAGGAGCAGGAGCAAATCTATGTCCAGCAGCCCATGCTCTGCCTTGTCCCTTCAGCACCAATTGTGAGGGAGCTTGGAGATCTATGCCGGGCACAACAACTCTGGGAAGGGCACATGGAGATCTCTGCTAAGACAGGAGGGAGCAAAGAGCCTCCAGGGAATCTGACTGGGAgtgcagccctgtgccctgtgcccactGGGGACATCTTGGGAGGTCCTGGcatctgctctgccctgcttgtGTCTCCAGCCAGACCTGGTGGAGCGCCTCATCTCCGTAGACATTGGTCCTGGCTCAACCGCTGCCGTGTCCGAATTCTCTGCCTACATCTCGGCCATGAAGGAGGTGAAGGTCCCGGCGGGGCTGTCCCGCTCAGCAGCACGCCAGCTGGCAGATGACCAGCTGCAGCCCGTGGTCAAGGTAGGAAATCCCTTGGGAGATGGGGAGGATGGAGGGTGCCAGGACATCCTATTTGATTGTTCTAACTGAAGAGCACATGATCCCCTTCCAtggcagctcccacagctgagACAGTTCCTCCTCACCAACCTGGTGGAGGTGGAGGGCCGCTACGTGTGGCGGGTGAACCTGGAGGCTATTTCCCGGCACCTGGCAGATATCATGAACTTCCCTGTCTTCCACAAGCCATATCCTGGTCCTGCACTCTTCTTGGGAGGGTCCGACTCACCCTATATCAGGTGAGACTGGAGAGAAGCGGTTCCAGGTCTGTGGTTTGACCTTTTGTGCTCTTTGCAGCTGCCAAGAGTGGGAGGAGCCCCCGGCATGGGGAAGGTCCTGAGCAAGGGCTGTTCCTCCAGCAGCCAGTGACACTGACACACCAGAGTGAGGGGGAACCTGGGGGCCCCCTGGGctttcccagcaggaaaggAGTCATATCTGGGATCAAACTCTGcttggggaggggagggaagacACCAGGAGGGACCTCTGATCGTGACATGttcccttttcctgcagctccagagactACCCAGAGATCCAACGTCTCTTCCCCAAGGCAGAGATCCAGTACATTAAAGGTGCAGGCCACATAGTCCATCAGGATAAATTCGAAGAATTCATCACTGCTGTCCTCAATTTCCTGCCACAGCTGTAGCACTGGGGACGAGGGTTTCTGCAAGGACCG
The Taeniopygia guttata chromosome 19, bTaeGut7.mat, whole genome shotgun sequence DNA segment above includes these coding regions:
- the LOC140680282 gene encoding claudin-3-like, whose product is MSMGLEIGGVALSVLGWLCSIICCALPMWKVSAFIGNNIVTAQILWEGLWMSCVVQSTGQMQCKVYDSMLALPQDLQAARALLVVAIILAVLGLMVAIVGAQCTRCVEDESTKAKITIVSGVIFLLSGVMTLIPVCWSANTIIRDFYNPLVIEAQKRELGTSLYVGWAASALLLLGGGLLCCSCPPKDDRYPTGKVAYSAPRSAVTSYDKRNYV
- the ABHD11 gene encoding sn-1-specific diacylglycerol lipase ABHD11 codes for the protein MPMGRDGDGAPLLCPSIAAGPAPSVPVTRGLYRLHLSINVSCFGTPVFLRYEVGTGKGNTTVQPRKAPHTPEWHRAEDRGLSPARDGDPLSPCIPGAALRERPGQEAAEEPLDAAGTLPTRSPKSGAAGGAARRFPRPGAALGRGRPARPLPPPAATLQRAGTKGREPPQESGAGPGESEAGGGERGAEPAGPAVPAGDSGRKSPAEPPQGAGPPGWLAPGPASCPRCPRRQRRQRPGRDPLRAPPPSCRGGAPVAGGAGRPHTSRHGPRAAAAAAAMMLRRLPRAPAPPPLPQPAAAAAAARSVATAVPLAHVEVEGHKDRPPLILLHGLFGNHSNFQTVAKTLVRRGSGKVLTVDARNHGSSPHSPVMTYEAMSLDVQHLLSRLGITKCILVGHSMGGKTAMTLALQQPDLVERLISVDIGPGSTAAVSEFSAYISAMKEVKVPAGLSRSAARQLADDQLQPVVKLPQLRQFLLTNLVEVEGRYVWRVNLEAISRHLADIMNFPVFHKPYPGPALFLGGSDSPYISSRDYPEIQRLFPKAEIQYIKGAGHIVHQDKFEEFITAVLNFLPQL